In Primulina eburnea isolate SZY01 chromosome 3, ASM2296580v1, whole genome shotgun sequence, one DNA window encodes the following:
- the LOC140825966 gene encoding uncharacterized protein, which yields MATAHFPAAHFQRPSTPVTINSSTATFFHSLPKYATKTKSSPPLKFTYYTDFRRVFKLRSITQETESQPKPSSTSDTQQHLVEFLYEDLPHLFDDQGIDRTAYDERVNFRDPITKHGSIGGYLFNIAMLKKIFNPDFQLHWVKQTGAYEITTRWTMVMKFALLPWRPELVFTGTSVMGINPQTNKFCSHLDYWDSIENNEYFSVEGLLEVLKQLRFYKTPDLETPKYQILKRTANYEVRKYEPFIVVETDTNQLSGSSGFNSVAGYIFGKNATTEKIPMTTPVFTQAFDPEISKLSIQIVLPADKDLSSLPAPNQDSVKLNKVEGGIAAVSRFSGKPTDDIARKKENALRSALVRDGLNPKVGCMLARYNDPGRTWSFIMRNEILIWLEEFSLD from the exons ATGGCAACCGCACATTTCCCCGCCGCACATTTCCAGCGGCCGAGCACTCCGGTTACCATCAACTCCTCCACTGCCACCTTCTTCCACTCTCTCCCCAAGTACGCCACCAAAACCAAATCTTCACCTCCACTCAAATTCACATACTATACAGATTTCAGGCGTGTGTTTAAGCTTAGGAGCATAACCCAAGAAACCGAAAGCCAGCCCAAGCCAAGCTCAACCTCCGACACGCAGCAGCATTTGGTGGAGTTCTTGTACGAGGATCTTCCCCATCTGTTTGATGATCAAGGGATTGATCGGACGGCTTATGACGAGCGTGTGAATTTCAGAGACCCCATCACGAAGCACGGAAGTATCGGGGGGTACCTCTTCAATATCGCCATGTTGAAGAAGATCTTCAACCCAGATTTCCAGTTGCACTGGGTTAAACAG ACAGGAGCTTATGAGATAACTACAAGATGGACTATGGTGATGAAATTTGCACTATTGCCTTGGAGGCCTGAATTAGTCTTCACAGGCACTTCTGTTATGGGCATCAACCCACAAACTAATAAATTCTGCAGCCATCTG GACTATTGGGATTCCATTGAGAACAATGAATATTTTTCTGTGGAAGGTTTACTTGAAGTGCTGAAGCAA CTGCGTTTTTACAAGACTCCGGACTTGGAAACACCTAAATATCAGATACTGAAACGAACTGCCAATTATGAG GTAAGAAAGTATGAGCCATTTATAGTGGTCGAAACAGACACGAACCAGCTATCTGGTTCAAGCGGCTTTAACTCAGTTGCTGG GTACATATTTGGGAAAAATGCCACAACGGAGAAAATACCAATGACAACTCCGGTGTTTACTCAAGCATTTGACCCGGAGATCTCCAAGCTTTCTATTCAAATAGTTCTTCCGGCAGACAAAGATTTGAGCAGTTTACCTGCTCCAAATCAAGATAGTGTTAAGTTGAATAAAGTTGAAGGTGGTATAGCTGCAGTTTCAAGATTCAGTGGAAAACCAACAGATGATATTGCTCGAAAGAAGGAAAACGCACTTCGATCTGCACTCGTAAGAGACGGTCTGAATCCCAAAGTCGGTTGTATGCTAGCTCGATATAACGATCCCGGTCGAACTTGGAGTTTTATAATG AGGAATGAAATTCTTATATGGCTTGAAGAGTTTTCGTTGGACTGA
- the LOC140825965 gene encoding uncharacterized protein, giving the protein MGLGKLRIGGAWSGVLEVELDGWTVAMLREEVANRSNCGGPHSINLICGGKMLRDGDGSEKLIQLGVKNNAKIFASKVSSDQVGKSQKDEFLAEEERANKLSRLKAAATSLASRHVDGSLPDGDFNLELENQSGEKVQLGSETDQRAIVMGLMLHTNGKALIRKQQYRDALEVLTIGEEAFSLCDPKLVEMVDNVSILQIDMVWCYFMLRDISWLSVAGIRLAKAREGIERSHGKESARLRILQGGRFPELALHLRMELLEGVVAYHGGQLQKSKDFLTSAQAKFFQLQVPDETLSFLMSMGYKDREAKRALRMNNLDVGSAVDFLVEEKAKRAKKREENLRRQEEILEQKQYGVTPLKKAVDLQKVYELVSIGFEKDLAAEALRRNENDTQKALDDLTNPETNSALQNEIISRKRKRSRQAEAAARGSLLSMGFTSASVDEALHKFSNEEQALNYLLGQLNGSTTDASGINLSVPPKNAHETENLGSNDIGSSSGGTSNDDDFKVRDMEMEGELTEELHNTDAYSDYDIDVTIEGEAINEYLALLNSAENVVKVFT; this is encoded by the exons ATGGGCCTCGGGAAACTGAGAATTGGTGGGGCGTGGAGTGGGGTGCTGGAAGTGGAACTAGATGGCTGGACAGTGGCCATGTTGAGAGAAGAAGTGGCAAACCGATCAAACTGCGGTGGGCCTCACTCCATAAACCTCATATGCGGGGGGAAAATGCTCAGAGATGGTGATGGCTCGGAGAAATTGATCCAATTGGGTGTCAAAAACAACGCCAAGATTTTTGCTTCCAAGGTTTCTTCTGATCAAGTCGGGAAGTCTCAAAAAGATGAGTTCTTGGCCGAGGAAGAGCGCGCCAACAAACTTTCCAGGCTCAA GGCTGCTGCTACGTCTTTGGCCAGTAGACATGTAGATGGTTCATTACCTGATGGAGACTTCAATCTAGAGCTGGAAAATCAGAGTGGGGAAAAAGTGCAGTTGGGATCTGAAACTGACCAACG GGCAATAGTGATGGGACTCATGCTTCACACTAATGGAAAAGCACTGATACGAAAGCAACAATATAGAGATGCATTGGAAGTCCTCACCATTGGTGAG GAGGCTTTTTCTCTGTGCGACCCAAAGCTTGTCGAG ATGGTTGACAACGTATCAATTCTTCAAATAGACATGGTGTGGTGCTATTTTATGCTCCGAGATATCAGTTGGCTTTCCGTAGCAGGTATCCGCCTCGCAAAAGCCAGAGAAGGCATTGAGCGTTCTCATGGAAAGGAATCTGCTCGCCTGAGGATTCTCCAAGGAGGTCGTTTTCCCGAGCTAGCCTT ACACTTGAGAATGGAGTTGCTAGAAGGAGTGGTCGCATATCACGGTGGACAGTTGCAAAAATCAAAAGATTTCCTGACATCTGCGCAGGCTAAATTTTTCCAG CTTCAAGTTCCTGATGAAACCCTGTCTTTTCTAATGAGCATGGGTTATAAAGATCGTGAAGCAAAGAGGGCCCTGCGCATGAACAACTTGGATGTTGGAAGTGCTGTTGATTTTCTTGTTGAGGAAAAGGCAAAAAGGGCTAAAAAACGTGAGGAGAATCTTAGAAGACAGGAAGAAATCCT GGAGCAAAAACAATATGGAGTGACTCCTCTTAAGAAAGCAGTGGATCTCCAGAAAGTATATGAATTGGTCTCCATAGG GTTTGAGAAAGATCTTGCTGCAGAGGCCCTTCGCAGAAATGAAAATGATACCCAGAAGGCTTTGGATGACTTGACAAACCCTGAAACAAATTCTGCTTTACAA AATGAAATTATAtcaaggaaaaggaaaaggtcGCGTCAAGCAGAAGCTGCTGCTAGAGGAAGTCTTTTATCCATGGGTTTCACGAGTGCATCAG TGGACGAAGCTCTTCACAAGTTTAGCAATGAAGAGCAGGCATTAAACTATCTACTCGGACAACTGAACGGAAGTACCACAGATGCATCAGGCATAAATCTTTCTGTTCCACCAAAGAATGCTCATGAGACGGAAAACTTAGGATCCAATGATATAGGCAGCAGCTCTGGAGGTACATCAAACGACGACGATTTTAAGGTTCGGGATATGGAGATGGAAGGTGAACTAACAGAAGAACTGCACAACACAGATGCATATTCCGACTATGATATTGATGTTACAATAGAAGGTGAGGCGATAAACGAGTACTTGGCATTGTTAAATTCTGCTGAAAATGTGGTAAAAGTTTTTACATAG